One genomic region from Streptomyces sp. NBC_01304 encodes:
- a CDS encoding helix-turn-helix domain-containing protein has translation MPEDKEEHGIEVHLDRLLQERGMTLTELAERVGVTHVNLSILKNGRARAIRFTTLTRLCEVLDCQPGDLLSHRP, from the coding sequence GTGCCGGAGGACAAGGAGGAGCACGGGATCGAGGTCCACCTGGACCGGCTGCTCCAGGAGCGCGGCATGACGCTCACCGAGCTCGCCGAACGGGTCGGCGTCACGCACGTCAACCTCTCGATCCTGAAGAACGGCCGGGCACGGGCCATCCGTTTCACCACCCTGACCCGCCTCTGCGAGGTCCTGGACTGCCAGCCCGGCGACCTGCTCAGCCACCGTCCCTGA
- a CDS encoding DUF2975 domain-containing protein, giving the protein MAKLRNPLEPISTAATNILVVMVTSIVLALLAAPFLNITVLGIGEDSVCVTDTSTSTSVDEGQHTDTYRPAPGATVALDAQPRYCTDDPSALQSVLNTAGYAVPFGFTLGALFLVVRLIRGAERDGLYTTRTAGQLRVLGWWLLAGSVLAALTTSVTETALIASLSRNPDDEVPAFAGLWMWDVPFMAILTGLGILSFARIMRIGSDMREDLAGTV; this is encoded by the coding sequence ATGGCGAAGCTGCGCAATCCACTGGAACCGATATCAACGGCGGCCACGAACATCCTGGTCGTGATGGTGACGTCGATCGTCCTGGCGCTGCTTGCCGCGCCCTTCCTGAACATCACCGTGCTCGGCATCGGCGAGGACTCGGTGTGCGTCACGGACACCAGCACCAGCACCAGCGTCGACGAGGGGCAGCACACGGACACCTACCGACCGGCCCCGGGTGCCACAGTCGCCCTCGACGCCCAGCCTCGCTACTGCACCGATGACCCCAGCGCACTGCAGAGCGTGCTCAACACCGCGGGCTACGCAGTCCCCTTCGGCTTCACCCTCGGCGCACTCTTCCTGGTCGTCCGCCTGATCCGGGGCGCCGAGCGCGACGGCCTCTACACCACGCGGACCGCCGGGCAGCTGCGCGTACTCGGATGGTGGCTGCTGGCGGGCAGCGTGCTCGCCGCGCTCACCACCTCCGTGACCGAGACGGCCCTCATCGCCTCCCTGAGCCGGAACCCGGACGACGAGGTGCCGGCCTTCGCCGGCCTGTGGATGTGGGATGTTCCCTTCATGGCAATCCTCACCGGCCTCGGCATCCTCTCCTTCGCACGGATCATGCGCATCGGCAGCGACATGCGCGAAGACCTCGCAGGCACGGTCTAG
- a CDS encoding LysR family transcriptional regulator yields MDLLQLRYFQAVARYEHISRAAEELRVAQPSLSRTIARLEAELGSPLFDRQGRRIRLNQYGATFLRHVDRALSELDDGCRAVREARDTGLGRVSVACETLLTISPLLGSFRAAHPRTDVRLFQSNVEEMDRQLRAREVDFCVASQPLTGANLESVELTREEVLLAVPYGHRLDGRESVTIPEIAVEPFVTTRRGHWQRALLDRLFLSEGLTPLLSCEGNEPAAIQFMVSAGLGIGLIPSVSREVGTEAQTPVAWVHLDAPDCHRVLTLAWNRDSYLSEAALKFREFITTGPLMAHRLPDPRRTTGGRPGLATDTPSDLSFIDNIDKR; encoded by the coding sequence GTGGATCTTCTGCAGTTGCGTTACTTCCAGGCCGTCGCCCGTTACGAGCACATCAGTCGCGCCGCCGAGGAACTGCGCGTCGCCCAGCCCTCGCTCAGTCGCACCATCGCCCGCCTGGAGGCCGAGCTCGGCTCCCCGCTCTTCGACCGCCAGGGGCGCCGGATCCGGCTCAACCAGTACGGCGCGACGTTCCTACGTCACGTCGATCGCGCGCTCAGCGAGCTCGACGACGGCTGTCGTGCCGTCCGCGAGGCCCGCGACACCGGGCTCGGGCGGGTCAGTGTCGCCTGCGAGACCCTGCTGACGATCAGCCCGCTCCTTGGCAGCTTCCGAGCCGCCCATCCCCGTACCGACGTGCGGCTCTTCCAATCGAACGTGGAGGAGATGGACCGCCAACTGCGCGCCAGGGAGGTCGACTTCTGCGTCGCCTCACAGCCCCTGACCGGAGCGAATCTCGAGTCGGTCGAGCTCACCCGCGAGGAGGTGCTGCTCGCCGTTCCGTACGGGCACCGGCTCGACGGGCGGGAGAGCGTGACGATCCCCGAGATCGCGGTCGAGCCCTTCGTCACCACGCGCCGCGGGCACTGGCAGCGCGCCTTGCTCGACCGGCTGTTCCTGTCCGAGGGGCTCACTCCGCTGCTGTCCTGCGAGGGCAACGAACCGGCCGCCATCCAGTTCATGGTCAGCGCGGGCCTCGGCATCGGCCTGATCCCGTCGGTCTCCCGCGAGGTCGGCACGGAGGCGCAGACCCCGGTGGCCTGGGTCCACCTGGACGCACCCGACTGCCATCGTGTGCTCACCCTGGCCTGGAACCGCGACTCCTACCTGTCCGAAGCCGCCCTGAAATTCCGCGAGTTCATCACCACCGGGCCCCTCATGGCCCATCGCCTGCCCGATCCGCGCCGAACGACCGGCGGCCGACCAGGACTTGCCACCGACACACCGAGCGACCTATCGTTTATCGATAACATCGATAAACGATAG
- a CDS encoding cytochrome ubiquinol oxidase subunit I, translated as MSAADLARLQFAATTGIHWLFVILTMGLVPIVAIMHTRAAYARDPAKRAVRERMTRFWGQLYVINYAVGIVTGLVMEFQFGLSWSGLSKFAGNVFGAPLALETLIAFFAESTFLGMWIFGWGRMRRGVHVTLIWLVALTAYASGYWILIANGFMQHPVGFEVRDGAAYLTDFGALLTNSSALVALLHLALGALTTGGVFVAGVSAYHFLRRTKETELFGGSLRLGLWVSMVASFFVVVAGELQRPIIERTQPMKHAVLEGSGVAEVQARLVKEYGPGDYVPWQDTIRISMDVMTIIGNTVSTITFIAVILLWKNRLMRWRPALWVLLATVPFPFIASVGGWVVREVGRQPWLVYGQLTVEDALSNVSTAALAVSCAVFIALFLALAVTNWTLITRFARRGPDATQLGVTEPPPDDGLDVAPVRTASF; from the coding sequence ATGAGCGCTGCGGATCTGGCCCGACTCCAGTTCGCGGCCACGACCGGCATCCACTGGCTGTTCGTGATCCTCACCATGGGGCTCGTCCCCATCGTGGCGATCATGCACACCAGGGCCGCGTACGCCCGTGATCCCGCCAAGAGAGCCGTCAGGGAGCGCATGACCCGCTTCTGGGGTCAGCTCTACGTCATCAACTACGCGGTCGGCATCGTCACCGGCCTCGTCATGGAGTTCCAGTTCGGACTCAGCTGGAGCGGCCTGAGCAAGTTCGCGGGCAATGTCTTCGGCGCCCCACTGGCGCTCGAAACCCTCATCGCCTTCTTCGCCGAGTCCACCTTCCTCGGCATGTGGATCTTCGGCTGGGGCCGGATGCGCAGAGGCGTGCACGTCACCCTCATCTGGCTGGTCGCGCTGACCGCGTACGCATCCGGGTACTGGATCCTGATCGCCAACGGCTTCATGCAGCACCCCGTCGGCTTCGAAGTGCGGGACGGCGCGGCCTACTTGACCGACTTCGGGGCGCTGCTCACCAACTCCAGCGCCCTGGTCGCACTCCTCCACCTCGCGCTCGGCGCGCTGACGACGGGTGGCGTCTTCGTCGCCGGGGTCAGCGCCTACCACTTCCTGCGGCGCACCAAGGAAACCGAGCTGTTCGGCGGCTCCCTGCGCCTGGGGCTGTGGGTGTCCATGGTCGCCTCCTTCTTCGTGGTCGTCGCCGGCGAGCTGCAGCGGCCGATCATCGAGCGGACGCAGCCCATGAAGCACGCGGTCCTGGAGGGCAGCGGCGTCGCGGAGGTGCAGGCGCGGCTCGTCAAGGAGTACGGGCCCGGCGACTACGTGCCCTGGCAGGACACGATCCGGATCTCGATGGACGTGATGACGATCATCGGCAACACCGTGTCCACCATCACGTTCATCGCCGTCATCCTGCTGTGGAAGAACCGGCTGATGCGCTGGCGGCCCGCCTTGTGGGTGCTGCTCGCGACCGTCCCGTTCCCCTTCATCGCCTCCGTGGGCGGCTGGGTCGTCCGCGAGGTCGGGCGCCAACCCTGGCTCGTCTACGGCCAGTTGACGGTCGAGGACGCGCTCTCGAACGTCAGCACGGCCGCGCTGGCCGTGTCCTGCGCCGTGTTCATCGCGCTCTTCCTCGCGCTGGCCGTGACGAACTGGACCCTGATCACCCGCTTCGCCCGCCGCGGCCCGGACGCCACGCAGCTCGGCGTCACCGAGCCGCCACCTGACGACGGCCTGGATGTCGCGCCCGTCCGAACAGCCTCGTTCTGA
- a CDS encoding SGNH/GDSL hydrolase family protein, which translates to MRFPPSRLACSVAAACTALLAGALPAQASPAQASLAPADDRPAAPRKYKEYVALGDSWSADVALLTNVSSEHTPYACFQSTWNYPKKVAKQLGVTTLRDATCGAATSEHLAKPQELNHLGLFKGTNPPQFDRLTRTTDLVTLGIGGNDAGLAGVAGSCFNLLPSLELLPGLALPAPLGGQCKKSWVKGGVDAMSRQIAPVENKVYDALKRTHALAPHATVLVVDYLAGVPTTAGCFPYVQVNDGDLMWLGRKLQEINATLTRAVKRAKRDVKGFDVRLVNTYEGSVGHDVCQWPGTKWVEGFVPLTANPPGLAVPLHPNELGADHQAATVLRTLGHRA; encoded by the coding sequence ATGCGATTCCCGCCGTCCCGCCTCGCCTGTTCCGTCGCCGCCGCGTGCACCGCGCTGCTCGCCGGCGCGCTGCCCGCCCAGGCTTCCCCCGCCCAGGCTTCCCTCGCACCGGCCGACGACCGGCCGGCCGCGCCCCGCAAGTACAAGGAGTACGTCGCGCTCGGCGACTCCTGGTCCGCCGACGTCGCCCTGCTGACGAACGTGTCGAGCGAACACACCCCGTACGCCTGCTTCCAGTCCACCTGGAACTATCCGAAGAAGGTGGCCAAGCAACTCGGCGTCACCACCCTGCGCGACGCCACCTGCGGAGCCGCCACCTCCGAGCACCTGGCCAAGCCTCAGGAGCTCAACCACCTGGGCCTCTTCAAGGGCACCAACCCGCCCCAGTTCGACCGACTGACCCGCACCACCGACCTGGTCACCCTCGGCATCGGCGGCAACGACGCGGGCCTCGCGGGCGTCGCCGGATCCTGCTTCAACCTGCTCCCGTCCCTGGAACTGCTGCCCGGCCTGGCCCTGCCCGCGCCCCTCGGGGGCCAGTGCAAGAAGAGCTGGGTCAAGGGCGGAGTCGACGCGATGTCCCGGCAGATCGCACCGGTCGAGAACAAGGTGTACGACGCCCTCAAGCGCACCCATGCCCTCGCGCCGCACGCCACCGTGCTGGTCGTCGACTACCTCGCGGGGGTGCCCACCACCGCCGGCTGCTTCCCGTACGTACAGGTCAACGACGGCGACCTCATGTGGCTCGGCCGCAAACTGCAGGAGATCAACGCGACGTTGACCAGGGCCGTCAAGCGGGCCAAGAGGGACGTCAAGGGCTTCGACGTGCGCCTGGTGAACACCTACGAGGGCAGCGTCGGCCATGACGTCTGCCAGTGGCCCGGCACCAAGTGGGTCGAGGGCTTCGTCCCCCTGACGGCCAATCCGCCGGGCCTCGCCGTCCCGCTCCACCCCAACGAGCTGGGCGCCGATCACCAGGCGGCCACGGTCCTTCGCACGCTCGGGCACCGCGCCTGA
- a CDS encoding glycoside hydrolase family 64 protein, whose amino-acid sequence MISRRAFLTSAAATAGAAVALTAPNWASALALGAEAAPATCELALQNTSLPGQVRAYVTGHEQGTDRWVLLKPDGGVYRPDSPAAPQTPLPVDCAIPLGAAGSPPKVLTLPQMYGARVYFVRDDTLDFFLNPGPSLVEPAFATPADPNYGRVWSFCEFTFNPQQLYANISYVDLVTALPIGLTLEGDATHTVAPLPDGAVDKIAADLAAQAAKDGQPWDKLVIRGNGGVLRVISPQNLMAPYFDRPEQMPFRDLWNAYIDQVWDKYRGTDLKIDLQGGRGVRTGRVSGDTLTFDGGHTFAKPTSKDIFTCNHGPFANNPGDPDDKKALLARLAAGFNRSIMLTHPEQPNGTTTADYYKGDVTNHWARVVHANSPIGYAFPYDDVRPDGQPDVSGAAHDGNPRRFTVSVGA is encoded by the coding sequence GTGATATCGCGTCGTGCATTCCTGACGTCCGCCGCCGCCACCGCGGGTGCCGCGGTCGCCCTCACCGCTCCCAACTGGGCGAGCGCCCTAGCCCTGGGCGCCGAGGCGGCCCCGGCCACCTGTGAACTCGCGCTCCAGAACACCTCGTTGCCCGGCCAGGTACGCGCCTACGTGACCGGCCACGAGCAGGGCACCGACCGCTGGGTCCTGCTCAAGCCCGACGGCGGCGTCTACCGCCCCGACTCCCCCGCGGCCCCGCAGACGCCCCTGCCCGTCGACTGCGCCATCCCCCTCGGCGCCGCGGGCTCCCCGCCGAAGGTCCTGACCCTTCCTCAGATGTACGGCGCCCGCGTCTACTTCGTACGCGACGACACCCTCGACTTCTTCCTCAACCCGGGCCCGTCCCTCGTGGAGCCGGCGTTCGCGACGCCCGCGGACCCCAACTACGGGCGCGTCTGGTCGTTCTGCGAATTCACCTTCAACCCGCAGCAGCTGTACGCCAACATCAGCTACGTCGACCTCGTGACCGCGCTCCCCATCGGGCTGACCCTGGAGGGCGACGCCACCCACACCGTCGCCCCGCTGCCCGACGGCGCCGTCGACAAGATCGCCGCCGATCTAGCCGCACAGGCCGCCAAGGACGGACAGCCCTGGGACAAGCTGGTGATCCGCGGCAACGGCGGCGTCCTGCGCGTCATCTCGCCGCAGAACCTCATGGCGCCGTACTTCGACCGGCCCGAGCAGATGCCGTTCCGCGATCTGTGGAACGCGTACATCGACCAGGTGTGGGACAAGTACCGCGGCACCGACCTCAAGATCGACCTCCAGGGCGGCCGGGGCGTGCGCACGGGCCGGGTCAGCGGCGACACCCTCACCTTCGACGGCGGGCACACCTTCGCCAAGCCCACCTCGAAGGACATCTTCACCTGCAACCACGGCCCGTTCGCCAACAACCCCGGCGACCCCGACGACAAGAAGGCCCTCCTCGCGCGGCTCGCCGCCGGATTCAACCGCAGCATCATGCTCACCCACCCCGAGCAGCCCAACGGCACGACGACGGCCGACTACTACAAGGGCGACGTCACCAACCACTGGGCGCGCGTCGTCCACGCCAACTCGCCCATCGGGTACGCCTTCCCGTACGACGACGTACGCCCGGACGGCCAGCCCGACGTCTCGGGGGCCGCGCACGACGGCAACCCGAGGCGCTTCACGGTCAGCGTCGGGGCGTAG
- a CDS encoding LacI family DNA-binding transcriptional regulator, whose translation MTEESAAPRPTLEAVAARAGVSRATVSRVVNGDAGVRAVLAEQVRRVVDELGYVPNRAARSLVTRRHDAVGVVIAEPETRVFADPFFALQLRGISRELAARNVQLVLLLTEGGDDHERVGRYLAGGHVDGALVFSLHLDDPLPGLVRRAGLPTVFGGRPGWSGGPESASYVDCDNRGGAREAVRHLVGLGCTRIAHITGPLDQTSAADRLDGYRDALADPGRELVAAGDFTPAGGERAMRELLDRCPDLDAVFAANDLSASGALRVLRERGRSVPDDVAVVGFDDMLPLAEQTEPPLTTVRQDIEHMGRLMARTLLRDLGVEAPRGAPKEPGGPGPDEGAGAGPAGIVLPTALVRRASA comes from the coding sequence GTGACCGAGGAGAGCGCCGCCCCCCGTCCCACCCTCGAGGCGGTGGCCGCCCGTGCCGGGGTGTCCAGAGCCACGGTGTCCCGCGTCGTCAACGGTGACGCGGGAGTCCGCGCGGTCCTGGCGGAGCAGGTGCGACGCGTCGTCGACGAGCTGGGCTACGTGCCGAACCGGGCCGCCCGCAGCCTCGTCACCCGACGTCACGACGCGGTGGGCGTGGTCATCGCCGAACCCGAGACGAGGGTGTTCGCCGACCCGTTCTTCGCCCTGCAACTGCGAGGTATCAGCCGGGAGTTGGCGGCTCGGAACGTGCAGCTCGTGCTGCTGCTCACGGAGGGCGGGGACGACCACGAGCGGGTCGGCCGCTATCTGGCGGGCGGCCATGTCGACGGCGCGCTCGTCTTCTCGCTCCACCTGGACGACCCGCTGCCCGGCCTCGTCCGGCGGGCCGGGCTGCCGACCGTGTTCGGCGGCAGGCCCGGCTGGTCGGGCGGTCCGGAGAGCGCGTCGTACGTCGACTGCGACAACCGGGGTGGCGCTCGGGAAGCCGTACGCCACCTCGTGGGCCTGGGGTGCACCCGCATCGCGCACATCACCGGACCGCTGGACCAGACCTCGGCGGCCGACCGTCTCGACGGCTACCGTGACGCCCTGGCGGACCCGGGCCGGGAGCTGGTCGCGGCGGGCGACTTCACCCCGGCGGGCGGGGAGCGCGCGATGCGTGAACTCCTCGACCGCTGCCCGGACCTGGACGCGGTCTTCGCGGCCAACGACCTGTCGGCGTCCGGGGCCCTGCGGGTGCTGCGCGAGCGGGGCAGGAGCGTCCCGGACGACGTCGCGGTGGTCGGCTTCGACGACATGCTGCCGCTCGCCGAGCAGACCGAGCCGCCGCTGACGACGGTCCGTCAGGACATCGAGCACATGGGCCGGTTGATGGCCCGGACGCTGCTGCGCGATCTCGGGGTGGAGGCGCCTCGCGGCGCACCGAAGGAGCCCGGTGGCCCCGGCCCTGATGAGGGGGCCGGGGCCGGGCCTGCCGGGATCGTGCTGCCGACTGCCCTGGTGCGCAGGGCCTCGGCGTGA
- the cydB gene encoding cytochrome d ubiquinol oxidase subunit II: protein MNLEIAWLALLGLLLGGYFVLGGYDYGAQMLHPFLGRGDREGMRTSGSAALDAIAPFFLGNEVWLVAFAGVLFGAFPHLEGTLLSGLYPLIVAILVGLVLGNAAVQLRRRSDGAGARRRWDALIVFGGALPAVCWGLVVGLLLHGVPRRADGSFHIGFGEVFSPFVLACGVITALLFAAHGAAFVALRSAPELAAHARRLGARLARGAVVAGALALMLTLFGAGASMTNRATAAVIAALWAAALLGAWWCLDRGGRVQAFVATSCATVLPVLLVGAGHYPYLLISRAGTGLTIEHAVTDEATLKLLSVFGVVLIPVILAYQSWSWWAFRGRTGSRHPSYF from the coding sequence ATGAATCTCGAGATCGCATGGCTCGCCCTGCTGGGCTTGCTCCTCGGCGGCTACTTCGTGCTCGGCGGCTACGACTACGGCGCACAGATGCTGCATCCCTTCCTCGGCCGGGGCGATCGGGAGGGCATGCGCACCAGCGGGAGCGCCGCCCTCGACGCCATCGCGCCGTTCTTCCTGGGCAACGAGGTCTGGCTGGTCGCCTTCGCCGGCGTCCTCTTCGGTGCCTTCCCGCACCTGGAAGGCACCCTCCTGTCCGGCCTGTACCCGCTGATCGTGGCGATCCTCGTCGGCCTGGTCCTCGGCAACGCGGCGGTCCAGCTGCGCCGCCGCTCCGACGGCGCCGGGGCCCGCCGCCGGTGGGACGCCCTGATCGTGTTCGGCGGGGCGCTTCCCGCGGTGTGCTGGGGACTCGTCGTGGGACTGCTGCTGCACGGCGTGCCCCGACGGGCCGACGGGAGCTTCCACATCGGGTTCGGTGAGGTGTTCTCGCCGTTCGTGCTGGCCTGTGGCGTCATCACCGCACTGCTCTTCGCGGCGCACGGCGCAGCCTTCGTCGCATTGCGTTCGGCCCCCGAACTTGCCGCACATGCAAGGCGATTGGGTGCGCGCCTGGCGCGCGGGGCCGTCGTCGCAGGTGCCCTCGCGCTGATGCTCACCCTCTTCGGGGCGGGCGCCTCGATGACGAACCGGGCGACCGCGGCGGTCATCGCCGCCCTGTGGGCGGCGGCCCTCCTCGGTGCCTGGTGGTGCCTCGACCGTGGGGGTCGGGTTCAGGCGTTCGTGGCCACGAGCTGCGCGACCGTGCTGCCCGTGCTGCTCGTGGGCGCCGGCCACTACCCGTACCTCCTGATCAGCCGGGCGGGCACGGGGCTGACCATCGAGCACGCCGTCACGGACGAGGCCACGTTGAAGCTTCTGAGCGTCTTCGGAGTCGTGCTGATCCCGGTGATCCTCGCGTATCAGAGCTGGAGCTGGTGGGCCTTTCGAGGGCGGACCGGGAGCCGTCACCCCAGCTACTTCTGA
- a CDS encoding CASTOR/POLLUX-related putative ion channel translates to MGGEPSPRARLRYWFDNTMSRGTPALIGWLSAICLVIVIPVSALLVWADKNTPTTLGNQLVSIWKNTAKTFALGGPVGTPLFVLFSIVLALVGLFFASTLVGLITAGVNRKILDLRKGRSVVLEKQHTVLLGWSDQVFPIVSELVEANSNLRRSAVVILADKDKVEMEDEIHAKVPHTGTTRVICRTGSPMDTTDIHLTNPDEARSIIVLAPPPKDPEAAQVCASDDSGDAEVVKTLLAITQSPQRREQPYHIVAAVQCGHNREAARLAGGAEACVAGIDDISARLIVQTSRQPGLSVIYMDLLNYAGDEFYMCPEPTLTGRTYGDALLAYDTSSPAGLLRAADGAIVLNPAPDTVIAEGDQIIAVSRDDDTVIVSDFAYEIDEAAIVTPRPREIQPDTILVLGWNRRAATIISQLDTYVAAGSRLHVVARGAEAKGVVEAARTELTNLEVSCETGDITRPRTLKRLDIGGYDHVIVLGYDDIDTGRADNQTLVTLLHLRDLENTLGRELPVVTEMADDRNRALAPISEGDDFIVSDKVISLLMTQVSENRHLARLFDDLFAADGCEIYLKPAGDYVALQHDIDFYTVVESARRQGHSAIGYRLQAEAALPPSFGIRLNPDKKERLSFGVGDSVIVMAES, encoded by the coding sequence ATGGGTGGCGAGCCCTCGCCCAGGGCGCGGCTTCGGTACTGGTTCGACAACACCATGTCCCGTGGCACACCGGCCCTGATCGGCTGGCTCTCGGCGATCTGTCTCGTGATCGTCATCCCGGTGAGCGCGCTGCTGGTGTGGGCGGACAAGAACACCCCCACGACCCTGGGCAACCAGCTCGTGTCCATATGGAAGAACACCGCCAAGACTTTCGCGCTCGGCGGCCCGGTCGGCACCCCGCTCTTCGTGCTCTTCTCGATCGTCCTCGCCCTGGTCGGCCTGTTCTTCGCCAGCACTCTCGTCGGTCTGATCACGGCAGGCGTGAACCGCAAGATCCTGGATCTGCGCAAGGGCCGTTCGGTGGTCCTGGAGAAGCAGCACACGGTGCTCCTCGGCTGGTCGGACCAGGTCTTCCCGATCGTCTCCGAGCTGGTCGAGGCCAACTCCAATCTGCGCCGGTCGGCGGTCGTGATCCTCGCCGACAAGGACAAGGTCGAGATGGAGGACGAGATCCATGCGAAGGTGCCGCACACCGGAACCACCCGGGTGATCTGCCGGACCGGCAGCCCGATGGACACCACCGACATCCATCTGACCAACCCGGACGAGGCCCGCTCGATCATCGTCCTGGCACCGCCCCCCAAGGACCCCGAGGCCGCGCAGGTGTGCGCCAGCGACGACAGCGGTGACGCCGAGGTCGTGAAGACCCTGCTCGCGATCACCCAGAGCCCGCAGCGGCGCGAGCAGCCGTACCACATCGTCGCGGCCGTGCAATGCGGCCACAACCGCGAGGCGGCCCGGCTCGCCGGCGGCGCGGAGGCCTGCGTGGCCGGCATCGACGACATCTCCGCGCGGCTGATCGTGCAGACCAGCCGGCAGCCGGGACTGTCCGTGATCTACATGGACCTGCTGAACTACGCGGGCGACGAGTTCTACATGTGCCCCGAGCCGACGCTGACCGGCAGGACGTACGGCGACGCGCTTCTCGCCTACGACACCTCGTCGCCGGCCGGGCTGCTGCGGGCGGCCGACGGGGCGATCGTGCTCAATCCGGCGCCCGACACCGTCATCGCCGAGGGCGACCAGATCATCGCGGTGTCGCGGGACGACGACACGGTGATCGTGTCGGACTTCGCGTACGAGATCGACGAGGCGGCGATCGTCACCCCCCGGCCGCGCGAGATACAACCCGACACGATCCTCGTACTCGGCTGGAACCGGCGTGCCGCAACGATCATTTCCCAGCTCGACACCTATGTGGCCGCAGGCTCCCGGCTGCACGTCGTGGCCCGCGGGGCCGAGGCGAAGGGCGTGGTCGAGGCGGCCCGCACCGAGCTCACCAACCTCGAGGTGTCGTGCGAGACGGGCGACATCACCCGCCCCAGGACGCTGAAGCGGCTCGACATCGGCGGGTACGACCACGTCATCGTGCTCGGCTACGACGACATCGACACCGGCCGGGCCGACAACCAGACGCTGGTCACGCTGCTGCACCTGCGGGACCTGGAGAACACCCTGGGCCGCGAACTCCCGGTCGTCACCGAGATGGCCGACGACCGCAACCGCGCCCTCGCCCCGATCAGTGAGGGCGACGACTTCATCGTCAGCGACAAGGTCATCAGCCTGCTCATGACCCAGGTGTCGGAGAACCGTCACCTCGCCCGCCTCTTCGACGACCTGTTCGCCGCCGACGGCTGCGAGATCTACCTCAAGCCCGCGGGCGACTACGTGGCGCTGCAGCACGACATCGACTTCTACACGGTGGTGGAATCGGCCCGCCGCCAGGGCCACTCGGCGATCGGCTATCGCCTCCAGGCGGAGGCCGCGCTGCCGCCGTCCTTCGGGATCCGGCTCAACCCCGACAAGAAGGAAAGGCTCTCCTTCGGCGTCGGCGACAGCGTGATCGTGATGGCGGAGTCCTGA